A part of Acidobacteriota bacterium genomic DNA contains:
- a CDS encoding PAS domain S-box protein: MRQPSAIPWHARLEARVLVSIVGIAVLSLAAMLIATRAIVTRYSLARSADDLAAAHVAFTRLTETRRQAAAKATRLIVDLPVFRASLAAPEVAADAPTIDHMTAEYCAKLGAQLCVVTDASGRWLGRSGVGAHQASVPQLVGPLMAAVGGSSASVITLLGADLFLVVSEPALFGRELIGSFTAAFRFDDQVAAELAAITNSEVSFLCGHLCGSSLTGDARQALDVLVRTQPDALRVLHGATDVRPLGGAQYVGRFDVLDAAQRDLALLLLKDWSPTAMALARIESTLRWLTVVTLVVAVGSTVVFGRRLTRPIRDLADAATEIAAGRWQRHVPPRGPVETRRMAQAFNHMTAVLRDSHEQVQARTQELHIAYERFRAITDSANDAIISVDAHGTIQFWNPGAERLFGYTEQEAIAQPLTLLVPDELQADAARVFSEVLAGTSGWLQRTAEYRARRRDGSSVAVEVSAATWTAGPERFVTGIVRDITDRHDAARALQQREEQLRHAQKMEAIGRLAGGVAHDFNNLLTAILGYTDLLLDETPTAAAAHPHLLEVQRAGRHAAALTRDLLAFSRKQVLQPVVVDLNTIVIDAESLVRRLVGESVELVLALEPGIRCVKADPGQLTQVLLNLAVNARDAMPNGGRLTIATSMDGDAGTDDVRLTVGDTGCGMTPEVRAHIFEPFYTTKPVGRGTGLGLATVYGIVQQSGGRISVDSAPNLGTAFVITLPGTSAPASQADAVSEPASSPAVTGETLLLVEDNEAVRSMAREALAAAGYRVLEAQNGEEAMRIAASALDSIDAVVTDVVMPVMGGRELVTRLRELRPDLCVLFTSGYASDPSTAVYAKTLGAGFLQKPFVPSTLRRKVRELLERRGAGGEADEAAAAGANASAG, translated from the coding sequence ATGCGGCAGCCCTCGGCGATCCCGTGGCATGCCAGGCTCGAAGCCCGCGTGCTCGTCAGCATCGTTGGCATCGCCGTGCTCTCGCTCGCCGCGATGCTGATCGCGACCCGCGCCATCGTGACCCGCTACTCGCTGGCTCGATCGGCCGACGACCTCGCGGCGGCGCACGTCGCGTTCACCCGGCTGACCGAGACGCGCCGGCAGGCGGCGGCCAAGGCCACGCGGCTGATCGTCGATCTGCCGGTTTTCCGAGCCTCGCTCGCGGCGCCGGAAGTCGCCGCTGACGCCCCGACCATCGATCACATGACGGCGGAGTACTGCGCGAAGCTCGGCGCGCAGCTCTGCGTCGTCACGGACGCGTCGGGCCGCTGGCTCGGCCGCTCGGGCGTCGGCGCGCATCAGGCGTCGGTTCCCCAGCTCGTGGGCCCGCTCATGGCGGCCGTCGGCGGCTCGTCGGCCAGCGTCATCACGCTGCTCGGCGCCGATCTGTTCCTGGTCGTCTCCGAACCCGCGCTGTTCGGTCGCGAGTTGATCGGGTCGTTCACGGCCGCGTTCCGGTTCGACGACCAGGTCGCGGCGGAGCTGGCGGCCATCACGAACAGCGAGGTCAGCTTCCTGTGCGGGCACCTGTGCGGCAGCAGCCTGACCGGCGATGCGAGGCAAGCGCTCGACGTGTTGGTGCGCACGCAGCCCGACGCGTTGCGCGTGCTGCACGGCGCGACCGACGTGCGCCCGCTGGGAGGCGCGCAGTACGTCGGTCGCTTCGACGTGCTCGACGCCGCACAGCGCGATCTCGCGCTGCTGCTGCTGAAGGACTGGTCGCCGACGGCCATGGCCCTCGCGCGCATCGAGTCCACGCTGCGCTGGCTGACGGTCGTGACGCTCGTGGTCGCCGTGGGCAGCACGGTGGTGTTCGGCCGCCGCCTCACGCGTCCGATCCGCGATCTCGCGGATGCCGCCACGGAGATCGCCGCGGGACGCTGGCAGCGGCACGTGCCCCCGCGCGGGCCCGTCGAGACGCGGCGCATGGCGCAGGCGTTCAACCACATGACGGCCGTGCTCAGGGACTCGCACGAACAGGTCCAGGCCCGCACGCAGGAGCTGCACATCGCGTACGAGCGGTTCCGCGCCATCACCGACTCGGCCAACGACGCGATCATCTCGGTGGACGCGCACGGCACGATCCAGTTCTGGAATCCGGGCGCCGAACGGCTGTTCGGCTACACCGAGCAGGAAGCGATCGCGCAGCCGCTCACGCTGCTCGTGCCCGACGAACTGCAGGCCGATGCCGCCCGCGTGTTCAGCGAGGTGCTGGCCGGCACGAGCGGCTGGCTCCAGCGCACGGCAGAGTACCGCGCCCGCCGGCGCGACGGCTCGAGCGTCGCCGTCGAGGTGTCGGCGGCGACCTGGACCGCCGGTCCCGAGCGGTTCGTCACCGGCATCGTGCGCGACATCACCGATCGGCACGACGCCGCGCGTGCTCTGCAGCAGCGTGAGGAACAGTTGCGTCATGCGCAGAAGATGGAGGCCATCGGACGGCTGGCCGGCGGCGTCGCACACGATTTCAACAACCTGCTGACCGCCATCCTGGGCTACACCGATCTGCTGCTCGACGAGACGCCGACCGCCGCGGCGGCGCACCCGCATCTATTGGAAGTCCAGCGCGCGGGCCGGCATGCCGCGGCGCTCACGCGCGACCTGCTCGCGTTCAGCCGCAAGCAGGTGCTGCAGCCGGTCGTCGTCGATCTCAACACGATCGTCATCGATGCCGAAAGCCTGGTGCGCCGGCTCGTCGGCGAATCGGTCGAGCTGGTCCTTGCCCTCGAGCCCGGCATCCGGTGCGTCAAGGCCGACCCTGGCCAGTTGACACAGGTGCTGCTCAACCTCGCGGTCAACGCGCGCGACGCGATGCCGAACGGCGGACGGCTGACGATCGCCACGTCGATGGATGGCGACGCCGGCACGGACGACGTGCGGCTCACGGTGGGCGACACCGGGTGCGGGATGACGCCCGAGGTGCGCGCGCACATCTTCGAGCCGTTCTACACGACGAAGCCCGTAGGACGCGGCACCGGCCTCGGCCTGGCGACCGTGTACGGCATCGTGCAGCAGAGCGGCGGCCGGATCTCGGTCGACAGCGCGCCGAACCTCGGCACGGCGTTCGTCATCACGCTGCCGGGAACGAGCGCGCCGGCGTCGCAGGCGGATGCGGTGTCCGAGCCGGCCTCATCGCCGGCCGTGACCGGCGAGACGCTGCTGCTCGTCGAGGACAACGAGGCCGTGCGCAGCATGGCGCGCGAAGCCCTTGCGGCGGCCGGCTATCGCGTGCTCGAGGCGCAGAACGGCGAGGAGGCCATGCGCATCGCGGCCAGCGCGCTCGACTCGATCGACGCGGTCGTCACGGACGTCGTCATGCCGGTGATGGGCGGGCGCGAGCTCGTGACGAGACTTCGAGAACTGCGGCCCGATCTGTGCGTGCTGTTCACGTCAGGATACGCGAGCGATCCGTCGACGGCCGTCTACGCCAAGACGCTCGGGGCCGGGTTTCTCCAGAAGCCCTTCGTGCCGTCGACGCTGCGCCGGAAGGTCCGCGAGTTGCTCGAGCGCCGTGGAGCGGGCGGCGAAGCGGACGAGGCGGCCGCCGCGGGTGCGAACGCCTCGGCAGGTTGA
- a CDS encoding response regulator has translation MLSPSRSGRAAPGGTILVVDDLDANLSLLDHILSAQGYRVARARDGEEALDLVMRERPDLVLSDVRMPKCDGFDLCRALKSSPETRLTPVVLMTGAAEAADRIKAIEAGANDFVTKPIDQAELKARVRSLMQLKRYTDELDSAEEVLRSLALMIEARDSYTDGHCQRLSRYATELGLKLNLEEDDLQALARGGYFHDIGKIAVPDAILLKPGPLTAREQERMREHPVVGDRLCGNLRALGRVRAIVRHHHERLDGSGYPDGLRGDQIPLLAQVIGVVDVYDALTTVRPYRAPLDQRLALAELQREAGRGLFRRDLVEAFVETRQTGAPVPEL, from the coding sequence ATGTTGTCGCCCTCGCGGTCGGGACGTGCGGCGCCAGGCGGAACGATCCTCGTCGTCGACGATCTGGACGCCAACCTCAGCCTGCTCGATCACATCCTGTCCGCGCAGGGCTATCGCGTGGCCCGCGCCCGCGACGGCGAGGAGGCGCTCGACCTCGTCATGCGCGAACGTCCCGACCTCGTGCTCTCGGACGTGCGCATGCCGAAGTGCGACGGCTTCGATCTGTGCCGCGCGCTGAAGTCGTCGCCGGAAACGCGGCTCACGCCGGTCGTGCTGATGACCGGCGCGGCCGAGGCGGCCGACCGCATCAAGGCGATCGAAGCCGGCGCCAACGACTTCGTGACCAAGCCGATCGATCAGGCCGAGCTGAAGGCGCGGGTCCGATCGCTCATGCAGCTCAAGCGGTACACCGACGAGCTGGACTCGGCCGAGGAGGTGCTGCGCAGCCTCGCGCTCATGATCGAGGCGCGCGATTCCTACACCGACGGCCATTGTCAGCGCCTTTCACGCTACGCCACCGAGCTCGGGCTGAAGCTGAATCTGGAGGAGGACGACCTGCAGGCGCTCGCGCGCGGCGGCTACTTCCACGACATCGGCAAGATCGCCGTCCCGGACGCCATCCTGTTGAAGCCCGGACCGCTCACGGCGCGTGAGCAGGAGCGCATGCGCGAGCATCCGGTCGTCGGCGACCGGCTCTGCGGCAACCTGCGCGCGCTCGGCCGCGTGCGCGCCATCGTCCGCCATCATCACGAACGGCTCGACGGCAGCGGCTACCCCGACGGGCTCCGCGGCGACCAGATCCCCCTGCTGGCGCAAGTCATCGGCGTCGTCGACGTCTACGACGCGCTCACGACGGTGCGGCCCTATCGCGCGCCGCTCGATCAGCGGCTGGCGCTGGCCGAGCTGCAGCGCGAGGCCGGCCGCGGCCTCTTCCGTCGGGATCTCGTCGAGGCGTTCGTCGAGACGCGGCAGACCGGCGCGCCCGTGCCGGAACTGTAA
- the cfa gene encoding cyclopropane fatty acyl phospholipid synthase, which produces MADTLGFLASPPSNHTATAWAWRRLGALVAPAGLVLNGRHLWDPQLHSASAAWRILLGGTLGAGEAYVDGDWDCAALDVLTARLLAAEADRPLAWRASAIAQALAARVVNGQTKRRARRAITSHYDLDDALYEAMLGPTMAYSCGYWRAATTLDEAQRAKWALVCRKLALTPGQRLLDVGCGWGGFAEYAARHHDVKIVGITVSPSQAAAARARCAGLPIDIVECDYRDVRGRFDRIVSIGMFEHVGPRNYRAYFDTMRRLLTEDGLMLLHTIGGLVSRRTTDAWIDRHVFPGSVLPSAAQIARALEGRFVIEDWHNFGADYDRTLMAWHARFEVAWPALAHRYPERFRRLWRYYLLTCAGTFRARRNQLWQLVLSPHGVAGGHRRLA; this is translated from the coding sequence ATGGCCGACACCCTTGGGTTCCTGGCGTCTCCACCGTCGAATCACACGGCAACCGCCTGGGCCTGGCGGCGTCTCGGGGCGCTCGTGGCGCCTGCCGGGCTCGTGCTGAACGGCCGCCACCTCTGGGATCCTCAGCTCCACAGTGCGTCGGCCGCGTGGCGCATCCTGCTCGGCGGCACGCTCGGCGCCGGCGAGGCGTACGTTGACGGCGACTGGGACTGCGCCGCGCTCGACGTGCTCACGGCGCGCCTGCTCGCCGCCGAAGCCGATCGGCCGCTCGCCTGGCGCGCATCGGCGATCGCCCAGGCACTCGCCGCGCGAGTCGTGAACGGGCAGACGAAGCGGCGCGCGCGCCGGGCGATCACGAGCCACTACGATCTCGACGACGCGCTCTACGAGGCGATGCTCGGCCCGACGATGGCGTACAGTTGCGGCTACTGGCGCGCCGCGACGACGCTCGACGAGGCGCAGCGGGCGAAGTGGGCGCTCGTCTGCCGGAAGCTCGCGCTGACGCCCGGTCAGCGGCTGCTCGACGTCGGCTGCGGCTGGGGCGGGTTCGCCGAGTATGCCGCTCGGCATCATGACGTGAAGATCGTGGGCATCACCGTCTCGCCGAGCCAGGCCGCGGCAGCACGCGCACGCTGTGCGGGCCTGCCGATCGACATCGTCGAGTGCGACTACCGCGACGTCCGCGGCCGCTTCGATCGAATCGTGTCGATCGGAATGTTCGAACACGTCGGACCGCGGAATTACCGAGCCTACTTCGACACGATGCGCCGCCTGCTGACGGAGGACGGCCTGATGCTCCTGCACACGATCGGCGGCCTCGTCTCGCGGCGCACGACCGATGCCTGGATCGACCGGCACGTGTTTCCGGGATCCGTGCTGCCGTCAGCCGCACAGATCGCGCGCGCGCTCGAGGGCCGCTTCGTGATCGAGGATTGGCACAACTTCGGTGCGGATTACGACCGGACGCTGATGGCGTGGCACGCGAGGTTCGAGGTGGCGTGGCCCGCGCTGGCGCACCGGTATCCGGAGCGCTTCCGCCGGCTCTGGCGCTACTACCTGCTCACCTGCGCGGGCACGTTCCGCGCGCGCCGCAATCAGCTCTGGCAGCTCGTGCTGTCTCCCCATGGCGTCGCCGGCGGGCACCGCCGGTTGGCCTGA
- the cadA gene encoding cadmium-translocating P-type ATPase — MGTAEYARRVSLWRRPSTRIGALAIVCLVAHVGLAHGAGVGRHAADLPLLVALAAGGGPLVAQLARHAWRGEFGADLLAGISILTSIALGEYLAGTIVVLMLSGGQVLEDYAIGRASSALTALAARMPTIAHRVDAQATSDVPVEALAVGDVVEIHPHEICPVDGVVIAGHGRMDESYLTGEPFEITKTQGSPVISGARNGDARLTVRATRRANDSRYARVMAVMRDAEQRRPRLRRLGDELAIVYTPLAVGLAGAAWLVTGDPVRFLAVVVIATPCPLLIGIPVAIIGAVSLAARRAIIVKSPVVLEQITSCRTAIFDKTGTLTYGEPELVEQTTADGQDAREMLALVASAERYSKHPLARAIAAAAAKAGFALSDATEVSEPPGAGMRAVVRGRRIHLQSRRAFVASPAGAGVALPAEAGGLECLVAIDGRFAALLRFRDAPRAESRDFVSHLAPAHHFDRVMIVSGDRRAEVAFLAERVGIGAIHAEQTPEQKLELVRQETARARTLYVGDGINDAPAMKAATVGIALGRNTEVTAEAADVVILDNTLRKVDEVLHIGRHMRAVALQSAIGGMALSLAGMLAAAAGLLTPVNAAIGQEIIDVLAVLNALRAGVAPAQIQDFER; from the coding sequence ATCGGGACGGCGGAGTACGCTAGACGCGTGTCGTTGTGGCGTCGCCCATCCACGCGCATCGGTGCGCTCGCGATCGTCTGTCTCGTCGCGCACGTGGGGCTCGCGCACGGCGCGGGCGTTGGACGTCACGCTGCGGACCTGCCGCTGCTCGTCGCGTTGGCCGCCGGAGGTGGCCCGCTGGTCGCGCAGCTTGCGCGTCACGCCTGGCGCGGCGAGTTCGGCGCCGACCTGCTCGCCGGCATCTCGATCCTGACCTCGATCGCGCTCGGCGAGTACCTGGCCGGGACGATCGTCGTCCTCATGCTCTCGGGCGGACAGGTCCTCGAGGACTACGCGATCGGTCGCGCCTCTTCCGCCCTGACGGCCCTCGCGGCGCGGATGCCCACCATCGCGCACCGCGTCGACGCGCAGGCGACGAGCGACGTGCCGGTCGAGGCGCTCGCGGTCGGCGACGTCGTCGAGATCCACCCGCACGAGATCTGCCCGGTCGATGGCGTGGTGATCGCCGGCCACGGGCGGATGGACGAGTCCTATCTCACCGGAGAGCCGTTCGAGATCACGAAGACGCAGGGCTCGCCGGTGATCTCCGGCGCGCGAAATGGCGACGCGCGGCTCACCGTTCGCGCCACGCGGCGCGCAAACGACTCGCGCTATGCCCGCGTCATGGCCGTCATGCGCGACGCCGAGCAGCGGCGTCCGCGCCTTCGACGGCTCGGCGACGAGCTGGCCATCGTCTACACGCCGCTCGCCGTCGGGCTCGCGGGAGCGGCCTGGCTCGTCACCGGCGATCCCGTCCGCTTCCTCGCCGTCGTGGTCATCGCGACGCCCTGTCCCCTGCTGATCGGGATCCCGGTCGCCATCATCGGCGCGGTGTCGCTCGCGGCGCGCCGCGCGATCATCGTCAAGAGCCCCGTCGTGCTCGAGCAGATCACGAGTTGCCGGACCGCCATCTTCGACAAGACGGGCACGCTGACGTACGGCGAGCCGGAGCTGGTCGAGCAGACGACGGCAGACGGCCAGGATGCGCGCGAGATGCTGGCGCTCGTCGCGAGCGCGGAGCGCTACTCCAAGCATCCGCTGGCGCGCGCGATCGCCGCGGCCGCCGCGAAGGCCGGGTTCGCGCTGAGCGACGCCACCGAGGTGAGCGAGCCGCCGGGCGCGGGCATGCGTGCCGTCGTTCGAGGCCGGCGGATCCACCTGCAGAGCCGGCGCGCGTTCGTGGCGTCGCCCGCCGGCGCCGGCGTGGCGCTGCCGGCCGAAGCGGGCGGGCTGGAGTGCCTGGTCGCGATCGACGGCCGCTTCGCCGCGCTCCTGCGGTTCCGCGACGCGCCCCGCGCCGAGAGCCGGGACTTCGTCAGCCACCTGGCGCCCGCGCACCACTTCGATCGCGTGATGATCGTCTCGGGCGACCGGCGGGCGGAGGTCGCGTTCCTCGCCGAGCGTGTGGGGATCGGCGCGATCCATGCCGAGCAGACGCCCGAGCAGAAGCTCGAGCTCGTCCGCCAGGAGACGGCCAGAGCGCGAACGCTCTACGTCGGCGACGGGATCAACGACGCGCCGGCGATGAAAGCCGCCACCGTCGGCATCGCGCTCGGACGCAACACCGAGGTCACCGCCGAGGCGGCCGACGTCGTCATCCTCGACAACACCCTTCGCAAAGTGGACGAGGTGCTGCACATCGGACGGCACATGCGGGCGGTCGCCCTGCAGAGCGCGATCGGGGGCATGGCGCTGAGCCTGGCCGGGATGCTGGCCGCGGCCGCGGGCCTGCTCACGCCCGTCAACGCCGCGATTGGCCAGGAGATCATCGACGTGCTCGCCGTGCTGAATGCGTTGCGTGCCGGCGTCGCCCCGGCCCAGATTCAGGACTTCGAACGGTAG
- a CDS encoding LamG domain-containing protein: protein MTMRLSWAAACAAGLLLLGGMLVIEEIPVQAQAGLRAALTFHAGFDNGVNAVHAAGDRTLYSAPTFARRQEGTPGLPATGEVQVASGLGRFGDALRFTARRHPSVFFKAQRNVPYAKTNWAGTVSFWLSVDPAGELDPGFCDPVQITPHAWNNAAFFVEFEKTATATPFRLGVYADLNVWNPTNRRFEDIPGPERPLVTVEQPPFGKGKWTHVAFTFDRFNTGEPDGVARLYLDGQPAGALTARRQTFTWDPAQAAINIGAGYVGMFDELSVFGRVLSDAEIKALHALPTGVAGLLP from the coding sequence ATGACGATGCGTCTGTCCTGGGCTGCGGCGTGCGCCGCGGGCCTGCTGCTCCTCGGGGGCATGCTCGTGATCGAGGAGATCCCCGTGCAGGCGCAAGCCGGTCTGCGCGCGGCGCTCACCTTCCACGCCGGGTTCGACAACGGCGTGAACGCCGTGCACGCCGCCGGAGATCGAACGCTCTACTCCGCGCCGACGTTTGCCCGTCGCCAGGAGGGCACGCCGGGCCTGCCGGCGACCGGCGAGGTGCAGGTCGCCTCGGGCCTCGGACGCTTCGGCGACGCCCTGCGCTTCACCGCGCGCCGCCACCCGTCCGTGTTCTTCAAAGCGCAGCGCAACGTGCCCTACGCCAAGACGAACTGGGCCGGCACCGTGTCGTTCTGGCTGAGCGTCGATCCGGCCGGCGAGCTCGATCCGGGATTCTGCGATCCCGTTCAGATCACGCCGCACGCCTGGAACAACGCGGCCTTCTTCGTCGAGTTCGAGAAGACCGCGACCGCGACGCCCTTCCGGCTCGGGGTCTACGCCGATCTGAACGTCTGGAATCCGACGAACCGCCGCTTCGAGGACATTCCCGGACCCGAGCGTCCGCTCGTCACCGTGGAGCAGCCGCCGTTCGGCAAGGGCAAGTGGACGCACGTGGCCTTCACGTTCGATCGATTCAACACGGGCGAGCCGGACGGCGTGGCGCGGCTCTACCTCGACGGTCAGCCCGCGGGCGCGCTCACGGCGCGCCGGCAGACGTTCACCTGGGACCCGGCCCAGGCCGCGATCAACATCGGCGCCGGGTACGTCGGCATGTTCGACGAGCTGTCGGTGTTCGGACGCGTGCTCTCGGATGCGGAGATCAAAGCGCTCCACGCGCTCCCGACCGGCGTGGCAGGCCTGCTGCCGTAG
- a CDS encoding PilZ domain-containing protein: MELLKYTAVPSPAQMDRRRTPRLTPTGEVHAEVFGTSARITITDVSHHGMKVQATAPFWPGTRHVIRVSAGHAAPIDLLATVVHCQRAVTDCGAPCFVVGWQFVPGTPGTDEAAMRLVDLVTGDGPSGLAS; this comes from the coding sequence ATGGAGCTCCTCAAGTACACCGCGGTCCCCTCCCCCGCTCAGATGGACCGGCGACGTACCCCGAGGCTCACGCCGACCGGGGAAGTACACGCCGAGGTCTTCGGCACGAGCGCGCGCATCACGATCACCGACGTCAGCCATCACGGCATGAAGGTGCAGGCCACGGCGCCGTTCTGGCCCGGGACGCGGCACGTCATCCGCGTCTCCGCCGGACACGCCGCGCCCATCGACCTGCTCGCGACCGTGGTCCACTGCCAGCGTGCCGTCACCGACTGCGGCGCGCCCTGCTTCGTCGTCGGCTGGCAGTTCGTGCCGGGCACGCCGGGCACCGATGAAGCCGCCATGCGCCTCGTCGACCTCGTGACCGGCGACGGACCGTCCGGCCTCGCCTCCTGA
- a CDS encoding methylamine utilization protein has protein sequence MRRPLAAALALVALLPSRALVANNLTGLALASGRPVADAVIWLDVADGQPPAPSSQADAVLNQRDMQFFPHVLAVRVGTRVKFPNHDRVFHNVFSFHDSRKFDLGLYPVGMVKEVPFDRPGLSRVFCNIHPQMAAYVMVLETAYYAVSDRGGRFVIPNLPAAPTRYHAWRPGGPVLNGEFDPSSGAPLEVSWP, from the coding sequence ATGAGGCGTCCTCTCGCGGCCGCGCTGGCGCTCGTGGCGTTGTTGCCATCACGCGCGCTCGTCGCGAACAATCTCACCGGCCTCGCGCTCGCGTCAGGCCGGCCGGTGGCCGACGCCGTCATCTGGCTGGACGTTGCCGACGGCCAGCCGCCGGCCCCCTCGTCCCAGGCGGACGCGGTGCTGAACCAGCGCGATATGCAGTTCTTCCCGCACGTGCTCGCCGTGCGCGTCGGGACGCGCGTCAAGTTTCCGAATCACGACCGCGTCTTTCACAACGTCTTCTCGTTTCACGACAGCCGCAAGTTCGACCTGGGACTCTACCCGGTCGGCATGGTGAAGGAAGTGCCGTTCGATCGGCCGGGCCTCAGCCGGGTGTTCTGCAACATCCATCCGCAGATGGCCGCGTACGTCATGGTCCTCGAGACGGCTTACTACGCGGTGTCCGATCGCGGCGGGCGGTTCGTGATCCCGAACCTCCCCGCGGCGCCGACGCGCTACCACGCGTGGCGTCCCGGCGGGCCCGTCCTGAACGGCGAGTTCGATCCGTCGTCCGGGGCGCCGCTCGAGGTGTCGTGGCCGTGA
- a CDS encoding c-type cytochrome produces the protein MRRILSGAGSLALVAGLALPMSAPSEAAQNAPATPAAPAARGGRQAGPQAPAGGGRGRATFPAQQRPPADPALVARGQSLYSVSCTSCHGGDLRGGQLGGPNLLRSPVVLADDLATLLQPILQGSRAERGMPAIPLPPDAVNAVAAYLHSVVAQSRGQGAPPPGPPVVLNVLVGDPAAGAAYFAAKCSTCHSPTGDLQGLASRVPDPKALQNLWVAGGGGRGAAASPRRIVTATVTPASGPAVSGRLVKIDDFIVTLALGDGRLRSFGREREDVPRVEIRDPLSAHRDLLRVYTNKDMHDVTAYLATLK, from the coding sequence GTGAGACGAATCCTCAGCGGCGCCGGAAGTCTGGCGCTCGTCGCCGGCCTCGCGCTGCCGATGAGCGCGCCATCGGAGGCGGCGCAGAACGCACCGGCGACGCCGGCCGCGCCGGCGGCGCGCGGTGGACGGCAGGCCGGCCCGCAGGCGCCGGCCGGCGGCGGCCGCGGTCGCGCGACGTTTCCGGCGCAGCAGCGTCCGCCTGCCGACCCGGCGCTCGTCGCGCGCGGCCAGAGCCTCTACAGCGTGTCGTGCACGAGCTGCCACGGCGGCGATCTGCGCGGCGGCCAGCTCGGCGGCCCGAACCTGCTGCGATCGCCGGTCGTGCTCGCCGACGATCTCGCCACGCTGCTCCAGCCGATCCTGCAGGGCAGCCGCGCGGAACGCGGGATGCCGGCGATTCCGCTCCCGCCCGATGCCGTGAACGCCGTCGCGGCGTACCTCCACAGCGTCGTGGCACAGAGCCGCGGCCAGGGCGCACCGCCGCCCGGGCCTCCCGTCGTCCTCAACGTGCTCGTCGGCGATCCGGCCGCGGGCGCCGCGTACTTCGCCGCGAAGTGCAGCACGTGTCACTCGCCGACCGGCGATCTGCAGGGGCTCGCCTCGCGCGTGCCGGATCCGAAAGCGCTGCAGAACCTCTGGGTGGCGGGCGGCGGCGGCCGCGGTGCCGCCGCGTCTCCCCGCCGCATCGTCACCGCCACGGTCACGCCGGCGTCGGGGCCGGCGGTGTCCGGACGGCTCGTCAAGATCGACGACTTCATCGTGACGCTGGCGCTCGGGGACGGGCGACTGCGCAGCTTCGGCCGCGAGCGCGAAGACGTGCCGCGCGTCGAGATCCGCGACCCGCTCTCGGCGCATCGCGATCTGCTCCGCGTCTACACCAACAAAGACATGCACGACGTCACGGCGTACTTGGCGACTCTGAAATGA
- a CDS encoding thioredoxin fold domain-containing protein, translating to MILTCSQCGQKNRIGAGALAAQSRCGQCKAPLGPLSWPLDADSALFDAILQEARVPVLVDFWAAWCGPCRMAAPEVKRTAEIMAGRAVVLKVDTERHPELAARYRVSSIPNFLVLKDGRVFSQQAGAVRHAEMARWLEAAGA from the coding sequence ATGATTCTCACGTGCAGCCAGTGTGGACAGAAGAACCGCATCGGAGCTGGGGCGCTCGCCGCCCAGTCGCGCTGTGGCCAGTGCAAGGCTCCGCTCGGACCGTTGTCCTGGCCGCTCGACGCGGATTCCGCGCTCTTCGACGCCATCCTGCAGGAAGCGCGCGTGCCCGTGCTCGTGGATTTCTGGGCCGCGTGGTGCGGCCCTTGCCGCATGGCGGCGCCCGAGGTGAAGCGCACGGCGGAGATCATGGCCGGACGCGCGGTCGTGCTGAAGGTCGACACGGAACGGCATCCGGAGCTCGCTGCGCGCTACCGTGTGAGCAGCATTCCGAACTTCCTGGTCCTCAAGGACGGCCGCGTCTTCTCGCAGCAGGCTGGCGCCGTGCGCCACGCAGAGATGGCGCGCTGGCTGGAAGCCGCCGGCGCGTGA